A single Mixta calida DNA region contains:
- a CDS encoding glycosyltransferase family 2 protein, with protein sequence MSMERLVSILIPVYNCEKFIEKTLLSIIEQSYKNIEIVIVDDCSTDSTLQRVYNLRDRYPQVRFVIQKNQPNLGVSATRNRLVAAASGDYIAFLDSDDYLESNMIEALVTTLESQQVDVSQCLYFYESEDGAMKKVTNHYAPSGTLTGKQALIAMLEGDIPGFLWNKLFKRELFDGIAFDEKKIIFEDYEVLILIFNKNITMAFTSEPLYHYIQRPQSLTKKSWDKATMRLDYLPLTDQLTGRAWSNKEERKIFLRHKYSVIARVAFMAVSRAVSFSAAVQAIKKCRSHLSFREFYSVSPTLNKKINILNVMLFTSPYMLVLLGRMGKHILKRG encoded by the coding sequence ATGTCTATGGAACGCTTAGTCAGCATACTGATTCCGGTATACAACTGCGAAAAGTTTATCGAAAAAACGCTGCTTTCGATTATTGAACAGAGTTACAAAAATATTGAAATCGTCATTGTTGACGACTGCTCGACGGATAGCACCCTGCAACGGGTGTACAACCTGCGGGATCGCTATCCGCAGGTGCGTTTCGTTATCCAAAAGAATCAGCCTAACCTTGGCGTGTCAGCGACCCGCAACCGTCTGGTCGCCGCTGCCAGCGGTGATTATATCGCTTTCCTCGATTCTGATGATTATCTGGAAAGCAATATGATTGAGGCGCTGGTCACCACGCTGGAAAGTCAGCAGGTAGATGTTTCGCAGTGTCTTTACTTTTATGAAAGCGAAGACGGTGCGATGAAAAAGGTTACTAACCACTACGCGCCATCCGGCACGCTGACCGGCAAGCAGGCGTTAATCGCCATGCTTGAGGGGGATATACCGGGCTTTCTATGGAACAAACTCTTTAAGCGTGAACTGTTTGACGGCATCGCGTTTGATGAAAAGAAAATCATCTTTGAAGATTATGAAGTGCTGATACTTATCTTTAATAAGAATATTACTATGGCCTTCACTTCAGAGCCTCTCTACCATTATATCCAACGGCCACAATCGCTTACCAAGAAGTCATGGGATAAAGCAACCATGCGTCTGGATTACCTGCCGCTCACCGATCAGCTGACAGGCAGGGCATGGAGCAATAAGGAAGAGCGTAAAATTTTTCTGCGTCATAAATATTCGGTTATCGCGCGCGTGGCGTTTATGGCGGTTTCACGCGCCGTCAGTTTTTCCGCTGCCGTGCAGGCAATTAAAAAATGCCGTTCGCATCTTTCATTCCGTGAGTTTTACTCTGTATCGCCTACGTTAAATAAAAAAATTAATATCCTTAATGTCATGCTGTTCACGTCACCCTATATGTTGGTTTTATTAGGTCGTATGGGTAAGCATATTCTGAAAAGAGGATAA
- a CDS encoding lipopolysaccharide biosynthesis protein, producing MRKQSDKPTPKGSIASGAVWSILDNVAAQGITFVIFLVLARLLDPHLYGMLSVSILITQLFRTVIFESIATSIIRKHEPTDEDFNTAFLSCCIFAVPAFLIVFFSANILENMMHIQGLGDVIRGTSVIILVSGLSKVHEAWLTHRLLFRSLAIRSITSIGLGGIVGVYLAWKGMGITSLVMQQVVTSVVATITLWLATPWKPRLRFSMASFKESMRFSRHVALSGMTNFANQNSDIFFITYYLGSAAAGVYSAGKRIVNTLNTVMATALMRVSLPAFSRVKNQLDEFKSHYLNATFFTILLTAPAFIGLCYLSHDVTWLLLGQKWMASVPVMQIVSATGFIVSIGYYNHTVMFARDRPDWQSRLTLLYAVTNITVFFIFVRYGLVAMALSYSLRTLLLYPVSAWCALTLLNVTWKEYLAQITSPIIGSLVMCLGLFAMDSALGLKTGWEKLLLDIAAGAVIYGLYVLIFIPRHKLAIFSNAVAMVRNRKKPA from the coding sequence GTGAGAAAACAGTCAGATAAACCTACGCCTAAAGGCAGTATCGCTTCTGGGGCGGTTTGGTCGATACTCGATAACGTCGCTGCGCAGGGGATAACGTTCGTTATTTTTCTGGTGCTGGCGCGTTTACTCGATCCGCATCTCTACGGCATGCTCAGCGTCTCCATTTTGATCACTCAGCTGTTCAGAACGGTGATTTTTGAAAGTATCGCTACGTCGATCATACGTAAACATGAGCCGACTGACGAAGACTTCAATACGGCTTTTTTGAGCTGCTGTATTTTTGCCGTGCCGGCATTTCTTATTGTCTTCTTTTCCGCCAACATCCTTGAAAATATGATGCATATCCAGGGACTTGGCGATGTGATCCGTGGGACCAGCGTGATTATTCTGGTCAGCGGGCTGAGCAAAGTGCATGAAGCCTGGCTGACGCATCGTCTGCTGTTCCGCTCGTTGGCGATTCGTTCGATCACCTCTATCGGTTTGGGCGGCATCGTGGGGGTTTATCTCGCCTGGAAAGGAATGGGCATCACCAGTCTGGTGATGCAGCAGGTGGTGACCTCGGTCGTGGCGACGATAACGCTGTGGCTGGCGACGCCCTGGAAGCCGCGCCTGCGTTTTTCCATGGCGTCATTTAAAGAGTCGATGCGCTTTTCGCGCCATGTCGCGCTAAGCGGCATGACTAACTTCGCTAACCAGAACAGTGATATTTTCTTTATCACCTATTATCTGGGTAGCGCGGCGGCAGGGGTTTACTCGGCGGGCAAACGTATCGTCAACACGCTGAATACCGTTATGGCGACGGCATTGATGCGCGTTTCGCTGCCTGCGTTTTCCCGCGTGAAAAATCAGCTGGATGAGTTCAAGTCGCACTATCTGAATGCGACGTTCTTTACCATCCTGCTGACGGCGCCTGCCTTTATCGGCCTTTGCTATCTGTCGCACGATGTTACCTGGCTGCTGCTGGGGCAGAAATGGATGGCGTCGGTGCCGGTTATGCAGATTGTCAGCGCGACCGGGTTTATCGTCTCTATCGGCTATTACAACCATACCGTTATGTTTGCCCGCGATCGTCCAGACTGGCAGTCGCGCCTGACGCTGCTCTATGCGGTCACCAACATTACCGTTTTCTTTATTTTTGTCCGCTACGGGCTGGTGGCGATGGCGCTCTCCTATTCGCTGCGTACGTTACTGCTTTATCCGGTCTCGGCCTGGTGTGCGCTAACGCTGCTTAACGTGACGTGGAAAGAGTATCTGGCGCAGATAACCAGCCCGATTATTGGCTCGCTGGTGATGTGTCTGGGGCTGTTTGCCATGGACAGCGCGCTGGGGCTGAAAACCGGATGGGAAAAGCTGCTGCTGGATATCGCCGCTGGCGCGGTTATCTATGGCCTTTATGTGCTCATATTTATCCCGCGGCATAAGTTGGCAATCTTTTCTAACGCCGTCGCGATGGTGAGAAATCGCAAGAAACCTGCCTGA
- a CDS encoding polysaccharide pyruvyl transferase family protein has protein sequence MKVHYYKTAAGNFGDDLNEWLWHDLLPGVFDDNEECRFAGIGTIISSALPPAKKWIVFSSGVGYGVPPANFGNESWNILSVRGPLTAHVLGLPKEKAITDGAALLSTLPEFQPVPEAERKGVIFIPHHDALKTGQWEEACRRAGVEYISPQGDAKTIINRIRHAKLILADAMHAAIIADAMRVPWVPLVSSSQINTFKWLDWTQTINQHYQPLVLGSSSFRESMRNKTLALYGENYHLKNADVDYAIKEFIRVRKQKSTPWWPHYLKYTRYFSHEVPDRLFTGAETRFNMKWNDRYIDQAAAKLRQAAQLGGQRSDDSVFYENVEKLQERLRQVELIARA, from the coding sequence GTGAAAGTTCATTATTATAAAACAGCCGCAGGCAATTTCGGCGACGATTTAAATGAATGGCTGTGGCACGATTTATTACCAGGGGTTTTTGATGATAACGAAGAGTGCCGCTTTGCCGGCATCGGTACGATTATCAGCTCCGCGCTGCCGCCCGCTAAAAAATGGATCGTATTCAGTAGCGGCGTCGGTTATGGCGTGCCGCCCGCTAACTTCGGCAATGAAAGCTGGAATATTCTCAGCGTGCGTGGCCCGCTGACGGCGCATGTCCTGGGCCTGCCGAAAGAAAAAGCGATTACCGACGGCGCCGCGCTGCTCAGTACGCTGCCGGAATTCCAGCCTGTTCCCGAAGCCGAGCGTAAGGGCGTTATTTTTATCCCCCATCATGACGCGCTGAAAACCGGTCAATGGGAAGAAGCCTGTCGTCGCGCCGGGGTGGAGTACATCAGCCCGCAGGGCGACGCCAAAACCATTATCAACCGCATCCGTCATGCGAAACTGATCCTGGCGGATGCGATGCATGCGGCGATCATCGCCGATGCGATGCGGGTGCCGTGGGTGCCGCTGGTGAGCTCCAGTCAGATCAACACCTTTAAATGGCTCGACTGGACGCAGACCATCAACCAGCATTATCAGCCGCTGGTGCTGGGCAGCAGCTCATTCCGCGAATCGATGCGTAATAAAACCCTGGCGCTCTATGGGGAAAATTACCATCTGAAAAACGCCGACGTTGATTACGCCATTAAGGAATTCATTCGCGTACGTAAACAGAAGAGCACGCCGTGGTGGCCGCACTATCTGAAATACACGCGTTACTTCTCGCATGAAGTGCCTGACCGTCTGTTTACCGGTGCGGAAACACGCTTCAATATGAAATGGAACGACCGCTATATCGATCAGGCGGCGGCGAAGCTGCGTCAGGCGGCTCAGCTGGGCGGTCAGCGCAGCGACGACAGCGTGTTTTACGAGAACGTGGAAAAACTACAGGAGCGGTTGCGCCAGGTTGAACTTATCGCCCGCGCGTAA